Genomic segment of Mastomys coucha isolate ucsf_1 unplaced genomic scaffold, UCSF_Mcou_1 pScaffold5, whole genome shotgun sequence:
GGTGAGGGGATGTATGGGCTTGAGGGTCCAGGGGAGCCCGGAGAGCCTGGTGTGGGAGACCACGCAGGGGAGTAACCTGGGCTGAAGCCACTGGCATCAGACGCAGCACTGGGAGAGAAGCCAGCTGCTCCTGGGGTCATCCCGCTCCCTGAAGGAAGAACAGGTGGAATCAGCAGGAGCTCAACACATCCCTTTCCTCAGCCCCCAAACACATTAAGTCTAATGCTCCTCTTCCTGGACTAGGATACTCACCAACACTTGGGGACCAGGCACCATAGGCTGGAGTTGCACCCTGGTTCCAGGGTGTCATTGCAGGAGATATGCCTCCCATCGGACTGGGTGCAGAGCCAAAGAACATGCCAGTAGCTGCAAAGAAGCCCAGAGTAATTTATGAGGAATAGCGCTGAGGACTAATGACATGCATTCCCTTGTAAGTCTACCCTTAAGCGTCCCCACAGACCCAGCCAGTTCTACACAGCTGAAGCCCTCAAACTCACGTCCAGCAGCCCCCAGGCCGGGGATATTGGTGGGGATTTCCATGCCGTATTTGCACTTCTCAGCATCAAGCAGGAGGTCAAAACAGCCAGTACCAGCTGGAGCGAGCTGGCCCAGCATGATGTTCTCAGAGACTCCCTTCATGGGGTCGCTCTCCCCATGTGCTGCTGCTTCCATAAGGACATCCACCTGAACAAGCAGAAGACATCAGTCCCTACTCACAGCACGGGTGCTCATCACCAACAGTGATGGGCAGTGCCAATGGCCTGCACGTTCACTCCGGAGACAAGCTTCCTTCTTTCAGTCTACTCAGAAATTGCCTTTACTGAGCTGGGCAtagttaatcccagcacttgggagatacaAACAGaaggatctttgtgaattcaaagccatcctggtctccacagtgagttccagttagggctacacagtaagaccctgcctctTACATACACAAATGATGATAAAATAAGACTGTCATTAGTAGCTGGTCATGATGCCTCACACTCATCCTTCAGAGAGCTTTAGTGACAGGACAGGGTTACTAAGGGTTACTGAGCTTAAGGCTAGGAAAGGCCTAGTGAAGTCCTACCTCTAAAAACCAGGGGGGTGGGGTAAGGTTGTCAGTACCGTTTCTTCAAAGGAGCATTTCATGAGTGGTCCAGTGTCCTGGCGGTTGACCCCATGACGAGTGATGGCCATCAAGTGGCCACGGCATGTCATAGTGTCACACAGGAGAGCCAAATGCCGATAATTGACATAAGAACCATCAAAGGAGATGACATGGTACAGTTCTCGCTCTAGAGCCTTCCGCACAGCCTCAATACCCAGTACCTGCCAGAATTGAAAGGAAGAGTCAAACCAAGTTACCTCTGTTCATCTCCCTGATCCTGTCACCACCCAGATTGGCAGGGAGGATATGGGGCAGTCTatcccaaacaacaacaacatggatCAAGACAAAGCCCAAGCACGGAAATCACAAGTGGGGAGTTCCTGGAGAGACATTTAGGGACTATGTTCTGTGGGCTCTCACCGTGAAGATCTCCACAATATCATTAGACGTGGTGCGCACAGGGTCTACATCCTTCTCACTCAGCACCCGCATCAGGCTCACGCCATCCGTCTCTAAGATCCATTCCTGTAGGGCCTTGAACTCTCCATCCTCTGTGATGATGATCTTCTTCTTGTTGTCCGTCTGAGGTAAGTGCATGTAGACctggaaagacaaagaaagctCAGGTCAGGTCGAACGGGGGCACAAGGAGGCGGGCAGTTGGCCACAGCGTAGAATGGATGCTGACCTTGCTGATCTGCTCGATACCCTGCAGAGTCATATCTGTCAGCATGTTGGACTCAATGCAACGCAGAAAAACATCATCATCCATCTTGTCCACCACCTCTTCTTCCTGCAACAAGAGTGAGGTTCATCACCTTTGATCTCCTCCATTCCCTCCCTAAACTACAATCTGCCAAGAAAGAATTGCTTCCTTGTCTTCACTAAAACTCTTAGCTTTTATGacattaatatatttttgctttatgtttatgagtgttttgtttgtgtgtatgtctgtgttcaaTATGTGCCTGGTGTTGGGAATGAAACCTGGGCCCTTTGACTAAGAATTACAAATTACTTattaaactgggcagtggtgacaggtacctttaatcccagcacttggaaggcagaggcaggtggatttctaagtttgaggccagtctggtctacagagtgagttccaggacagccacggttacacagagaaactgtcttgaaaaaccaaaaaacaaaaacaacaacaaatctctcTCTCAACCATATAGGctcctgggactcaaactcagtcCATCAGCATTGGCAGCAAGAGCTTTTGCCTGCATAGACCTTTTTGAAAGCCCACAGTGTCCACTTGTGTATAGTGGATATAGTATAATCAAGATCTTTTACTTTCATAACCATTCTTTCTATACCAGGTATTGtatatacacctataatcccaataaCTGGGAGATGACGACAGGAGATCAAGAGTTTAAGACCAGGGctggatggctcaatggttaagaacaatgactgctcttccagaggtcctgagttcaaatcccagcaaccacatggtggctcacaaccatctgtgatgggatctgatgccctcttctggtgtgtctgaagaagtatacttacttatatataataagtaaatcttcagccgggcagtggtggtgcacgtctttaatcccagcacttgggaggcagaggcaggtggatttctgagtttgaggccagcctggtctacagagtgagttccaggacagccagggctatacagagaaaccctgtcttgaaaaacaaaaacaaagatatttttaaaagcaaacaaacaaaagagtttttttttttttttttgttttttttcgagacagggtttctctgtatagccctggctgtcctggaactcactctggagaccaggctggcctcgaactcagaaatccgcctgcctctgcctcccaagtgctgggattaaaggcgtgcaccaccaccgcccggctaaacaAAAGAGTTTAAGATCAGAAATATGAGCTAACATTGAGGAGTCCTGAAGTTGTCGGAGAGATGGGCTCAGTGACTTAGAACATTTGTTGCCCTTTCAGAGGATTTGGGCTTGGCtgccatgtggtggctcacaatcatctgtaactccagtgccaggtgATAAACAGCCTGTTCAGACCTCCAAAGGCACAATGGATCAattctggttggcctggaactcaacagATTCaactgcctctatctcctgagtactgccaaacaaaacaaaacctaaaactctTGCTGTCCTTACACAAATAAATATCACGCcaatattaaaactttttttttttttttcgagacagggtttctgtgtgttgccttggctgtcctggaactcactctgtagaccaggctggccccgaactcagaaatccacctgcttctgcctcccaagtgctgggattaaaggcgtgcaccaccacacctggcttccaaTATTAAAACTTAATTGTTCTAATTAAGTGGACTTATTGTAACTGTTTTgaccctcccaaatgctgagatacAGGCATGTCTATTTATTGTTTCAAAGACTTTTTACTTGTAATTTGGACTTTTCCTACTTTACCTACCCAGCTGCaactttctctaactctttctaTTCTCCAGCCTTCTTGACTTGAAGTAGCTGAGATCAGAACCATCCAACTGCAGATGGCACACACTACATCCCATTCCATTTTATTTCTCCCGGGTATCCACTTACCTCTTGCATCTTGTTTTCATCACTATTCATGATGCGGATACGAAGGACCAGCTTCTCTGCATTATCATCATTGAAGATACAATTCAAATCATCGCCAAATCCTAGTAGGAACAGTAATGCCCATGAGAAAGAGCACATTTAATAGACTGTCAGTGTTGGGCATGAGGAGACAGAGACGGGTGGATGGATCCTAGAGATTCACTGGTCATCCAGCCCAGACAACACAGTGGGTCCCAGTTGCCAGAGTGTCAAAGAGGAAGACATAcctaatgtcaacctctggcctccagacgTGCaagtgcatgtatacatgcacacaccaaagCAAACCCCAAACACcttgggaaaggaagaaaaggaaggaagtacAGAGAGGACCTGAAAAAGATCatttctggggctggcgagatggctcagcgggttagagcactgattgcttttccaaaggtcctaagttcggatcccagcaaccacatggtggcttacaaccacccataatgagattggacgccctcttctggtgtgtctgaagacagctggatcgagcggggctggagcgagtgggactggcagaggtccttagatcaacagcagccacacacatgatggctcactgccatctgtacagctacagtgtactcatacacataaaataaaataaatcttaaaaaaaaaaaaaaaaaaaaagatcatttcttTAATGACCTGTTGGAGAACAGAGATGTTTACAGGTGACTCTAAGGACCATGAAAGTAGAAGAAACTTAGGTGGGACATCCATGTGGGCTGTCTCCTTAGCCTTACCTGCATTGATTTTTTCAGCAATCTGCTCCATGGTAAGCTTCCGGTCAGTCATGTGCTTTCGGTCGAGTTCCACACGTAGCAGCCAGGGGGATATTCGGGCCACATCAAAGTCAGGCATTTCATAGTACACATTCACCCACTCCTGGTCCTCTGCCACCACTGTGCTCTGGGGGTTAGGGTCATAGTAGATCGCTGTATTGGCAGTCACCTTCCTCAGTGTTGTATGTTCCAAGCGGCAAAGAATGTCCTAGGAAGAGACAGTGACTCATGACGTGGTCCCGGGGGTCACTGGGCTTTTGGCCTAGTGAAATTGTCAGAGTATCTCTCGATTCAACctactctttatttattttgttttttgtttttttgagacagggtttctctgtgtagccctggctgtcctcaaactcagaaatctgcctgcctctgcctcccaagtgctgggaataaggtgcgtgccaccactgcctggtggttcAACCTGTTCTTGCTAGGAAGTCCATTATCCTGATTCTTACCTTGGCCCTTTCAGCATCTCGTGCAGATTGACCTAACAGGAAGACAGTGAGTGAAGGAGTCTTTGGCTTCTTGGAAATGTTGATAAGCTCCTTAAGTCGAGGTACACCCAAAGTCACATTCTTGGCAGACACACCAGCATAGTGGAAGGTGTTCAGGGTCATCTGAGTGGCAGGTTCTCCAAGAGACTGAGCAGCCAGAGCTCCCACCATTTCTCCAGGATGGGCCTATGGGAAAACCGGCATGAGGCAATACCTATCTTACAAGTTGTGGGATTCAGTTAGGATGAGACTATCTGTGTTAATTATAAAGGGACTTGGGGAAGATGAGTGCAGCAAAGGAAAGAACATTATTTCCTTTACAAGGgcttcagtttttttgtttttgtttttgtgagatagggtttctctattgtagccctggctgtcctcgaactcagaaatccgcctgcctctggctcccaagtgccaggattaaaggcgtgcaccatcactgccggccctcccctccctctctctttttttttttttgttgtttgtttttcaagacacagtttctctgtgtagaccaggctggccttgaacacagaaatctgcctgcctctgccttccaagtactgagattaaaggcatgcggcaccacTCTCCATCTACAATCTCTTTTCTACCTTTTATTTCCTACTTTTACTTGACTTAGACATACAGGTAGACATTCTAGGAAAATAAAAGACCCCAAGTCATACCCCAGTCACAGCACTTACTTCCTCAATTAGCACTGCACTACGATCACTTTGTATGAACCTGTTTGTTTCACACAAGAGGGGCAATCCCTCGTTTCTAATGTTGCTATGATATAATGCCATTGCTATACATAGCAGCTTTGTCCTAAGTCTAGTTTGGAGAAAGCAAAGCAGGTACTACTTGTAGTTAAGTCTCAAACTTGGGACAAAAACCTGAAGTGCCTAATTAAATACCAGGAGATGTAGAGAGAAATGGACTATTCCTAGTAACCAAAGAAgccaataaataaaagaataaaaatcaaggctaaggggctagagagatggctcaggggttaagagcactgactgctattcctgaggtcctgagttcaaattccagcaaccacatggtggctcacaatcatctgtaacaagacatgattccctcttctggtgtttgaatacagctacagtatacttacatataataaataaaatcgtttaaaaaaaaaaaacaaggctaaGGAGAAGTGTAACACTCACAATGGCTTGGTTGAACTTGGACTCTATCTCCCCAAGCAGCCAGTCGAAGGCCTCTCCACTCAGCCGAAACTCCTCAGCCATGCGGCGAGAGCAGAGTGTGGATCTTAGGTGGATGTTGAAGAGCAATGTGGCATTCTCCTGTGCCTGCCGACTTAGTGGGTCATCTCCATTCACAATTACCAACTTCTTGCTTAATTCTTTGACTCCTGGGGCCCATGGAGAGGCAAAGAGATGGTCAGACCAAGCCATAGCAGTGTCTAATCCTCCAGTCAAGTCCAGAGACCGCAAAGCAGGCACTTCTTACAAAGACTGAGCTGCCTATTTAACTTATCAAAGcaaacctggcctccaggttctcccagcatccctcagtccatACCTGTTACAAGGTAGGGCTGGCTCTTCCCTatgtaatccagacattttggttactAATAAGCCTTTGGTACTGCTGAACTTGCGGTTGCTGGACCTGgctcccctctctcccatcttACCTACTGGAATCGCCCAAATGTATCTGCCTCTGGCTATACTCTCCTTGATCTACAATAACCTTTCTTCTCCATCATAACTAGGTGGTCATgtccttatttttttcatttgcttacCTTCTACCACTTTGATGGGGTGCAGGTCAGAGGGAAGGCGAGGGTTGATGTGGAAGATTTTCTGAGCATTCCAGATCATCCGCAGAAGGTTACAAGGGAGGACCACCTGAGAGAGGAGGAATTAATAGGAGGACTATCCATTAGGATGACAGTCGAACAGCAGGACCCTTCTAGTCTAGCACTCCACATTTCTATGTACCTTGCTGTCACCAGTTGGGAAGATGACCCTGAGCACTTCCCGATCTTCACGCATTCGCTCAAATTCCCGTTCCAGCTCATTCTGTATGTGGGCATTGCTCAGCACATCCTTTACCAGATCCTCCTGAAGAGTTCGCCGAAGGGCCCTCTCATTGGTATAATCAAAACGGAACCTAGAGGGGACAAGGGGGTGAAATCAGGACAAACAGGCTCTGTGTTTTCACCCCACTAAGGCATACTGTGAGGTTTCCAAATGTGAGCAGACCACTAGGAACAGGAACAGCTAATGAGACCTAGGCTTGCACCTATCTGttcctctctgctcctttttAGTAGTAAGACATAGGACAGATTCAAATCTGCCTCTATATCCACTCTCTTCCCATGCAGCAACTACTTCAAATGGGTGGAGTAATGTTGGTGCTAAAGGTAAAGCCTGCTGCAAAATGTATtaggtcatctttttttttttcctttggtttttcaagacaaggtttctctgtatagccctggctgtcctggaactcagaaatctgcctgcctctgcctcccaagtgctgggattaaaggcatgtgccaccactgcctggctaggtcACCTTTCTAAAGGGAATCCTGTAACTCAGGCAAGGCAGTAAGACCCAGGGGTGTAAACcacttgttttcctgttttcttactTCTTCTCAAAGGCTTTATTAGAAGGTTTAAGTGTAGCCAGATTCTGGAACTCAACGCTCTCCCCTGCCAGGCCATCCTCTCCATAGCGTAGCTGTACCACCTGGTTGATGGAGTTTCTCACAGTTGCATCATATTTCACCATCACCGACTCCATGGATTTTATCAGCCTTCGCTGAATATACCCTAGGAAAGGAAGTTAATTGAAAGACCCGAGGCAAGAGCATGACAAAGCTCAAAATGCAAAGACCAAAATTCAAATCTACCGTGGGAAACCTTTAAACCGAGAATCCCCACTCCCATCTCCACAGGAGCTCAGAAAGGGCCTCACCAGTCTCAGCAGTCTTAACAGCTGTGTCAATGAGACCTTCTCGTCCTCCCATGGCATGGAAGAAGAACTCAGTGGGCGTGAGGCCAGCCAAGTATGAATTTTCTACAAAGCCTCGGCTCTCAGGACCATAATCATCCTTGATAAAGTGAGGAAGAGTCCGATGCTTAAATCCAAATGGGATCCGCTTGCCCTCTACGTTCTGCTGCCCCACAACAGCAATGACCTAAGGGGGAAAAGGCTGCATATAATTTCTCCTTGCATTGAAGTATGAATTTAGGACATAAATAGTACATGCCTGAAACCTAAAGTTGGAAAGAGGAATCAGAAAGATACTAAGTTCACACTCAACccgggctacacagcaaaaccctgcttgtttgttttttaaaaataaggcctTTTACACGTGAATGGATCTTGTTTCAAGCCACGGCACtgcagcagtggtggtggtgaggaatTCCCTACTATTTTTCCCATCTTTCCTCACACCAAAACTTGTACACACCATCTTTCTTCCAAACTCTGGTGTAGGCTATATATCTGGAAAAATGAAGCATCTTACCTGGGAGATGTTGATCTTGGAACCTTTAGCTCCAGACACCACCATAGACTTGAAGTTGTTATATTCAGAGAGGGATTTCTGTGCAGAGGAGCCAGTTTTGTCTCGAGCATCATTGAGAATACGATTCACTTGATTCTCAAATGTCTGACGCAATGTGTTTCCTGGGGTGGGTTCTAGCTCATTGTTATGAGCCTTCTCAATGACCTGGAGACAGAGTTTTCATTGACACATTTGAGTCActattccccctttctctctaaACCCTTATATCTATTTTGTTCTTGCAGAGTTAAGTTCAGATCCCTAAGAAGATCTTCTCTGTCCAGCCTTCCCTCACCTCTATTACATCTTGTTTAGCTTTCTTAATAGTGTTCTGAATGTCCTGGTAAGTCTTAGAATCTGCAATGGAGTCCCCAATGCCAATGGTATGACCtatggagaaacaaaaaaacattagCAACAACAATCATTTTGACTCCTAGGCAATCTAAGAGGACAGTGTGAACAAATAAAGGATAAACAGTAAGTGAGGAGAAGATTCAGATATGATTTGGAAGGGCTGGCTATACTGACCCTCGATGAGAAGCCAGTTGTTAATGACAGTCTGAATGTTCGAGTAGAAGAGGCGGGTGATGTCATGACCCATCTCTAGGTAGGAGATATGGACCAGAGAGCCTGCTGAGGTGCCCAGGGACTTCTTACAAAGGATGCCCATGATAAGCTCCCCATTCTCCACTACCACCTGTGGACAAACACTCATTCAGATTTTTGTTCTTattcccaagttcaaatcctgtATATACTCAGAAGCCCAGCTTACTTTGGTGTCCCCAGGAGAGATGTGCTTGTAAGGGCCACTGTCTTCATCATCAGGGTGGGTGCTGTGGGTACGAATACAGTTGATATGACCAGGTATGATGAGGGAGAAGATTTGCTTTCCTGTCCACAGGGGCCGAGGCTTGAGGATAGCTGGCTGTGGGACCTTTCCATCCCACGTGGACAGAAACATTAAGAGGTTCATCACTTCACCCTGAAAGGTGAACAGCAAGAGAAGAAAGTAAATAGGAAGGAAGATCAAACCGAGTTTCATTATCTCAGGAACATTTGGAAGACTGCCCTGCCTAACAAAGCAAGCCAGATTTTGGAAGCAAAAAGATGCTAGAAGTGTCTTTCAAATTTTTAGTTAAACACAGAATATTGTAATATTAAGATCTGACTTTTCTttgaataattagaaaataaaaaatatcgaagtgataaaataaaaatttaacaagGACAAACTTTCTCTCCTTTACTTTACAGataatacatgaaataaagaaaaaacactgTAGCTCTCCTTCTCTGGCTCTTTCATGCTCAGACCCCTTTGCCCACCCAAGACCAGTTTCCATTTGGATCACACACCCGCTCCAGGAAGACATCTCTCTTAGTGAATTTGCGTACTGCCGTAAGTGTGTCTTGCACAATACCCATGACAGGTCGATTGCTTTGGGGGGTGACAATCATTCGAGGCACCATGGCCAACTCTTGGATCTCTGCCCGTGTCTCCAGAGACTGTGGCAGGTGCAAATTCATCTCATCTCCATCAAAGTCTGCATTGTATGGAGTTGTCACACTGTAGccaaacagagaaagaagtcagagtTGGGACTACTTCTTCAGCGACATAATCAAACTGCCTGGCCTGTTCCCATCTCAGCCTGATTCCCTCAGGTAGAGAACTAACCTAAGATTCAAGCGAAAAGTAGACCATGGGAGGATGCGGACCCGATGCCCCATCATGGACATTTTGTGCAAAGTTGGCTGACGATTGAAGATAACAATGTCCCCATCACACATGTGTCGTTCCACCTAGAGAGAGGTGAGGTACAGAGAAGGCTTCAGTGAAGGAGGCACACTAAAATGAAATGACAGTAGATCCAGTCTCTTGTAAATTGGAGATGATGCTACGATGCTTTTTCACTGTTATTTCACCTTCAAACATCCCCTTTCTACAGTCCTAGTCCAACATCAGGTTACTAAGGATAATAAAATGTAGTAATCACAAACATCCATGAAACTCTCTCCCCTGCCATGCACATGCTGACACAGGCTGATGTAACCTCACTTTGACATCAGAGGCTGGCAACACAACTGGTTCAGCAgaactctttaaaacaaa
This window contains:
- the Polr2a gene encoding DNA-directed RNA polymerase II subunit RPB1 translates to MHGGGPPSGDSACPLRTIKRVQFGVLSPDELKRMSVTEGGIKYPETTEGGRPKLGGLMDPRQGVIERTGRCQTCAGNMTECPGHFGHIELAKPVFHVGFLVKTMKVLRCVCFFCSKLLVDSNNPKIKDILAKSKGQPKKRLTHVYDLCKGKNICEGGEEMDNKFGVEQPEGDEDLTKEKGHGGCGRYQPRIRRSGLELYAEWKHVNEDSQEKKILLSPERVHEIFKRISDEECFVLGMEPRYARPEWMIVTVLPVPPLSVRPAVVMQGSARNQDDLTHKLADIVKINNQLRRNEQNGAAAHVIAEDVKLLQFHVATMVDNELPGLPRAMQKSGRPLKSLKQRLKGKEGRVRGNLMGKRVDFSARTVITPDPNLSIDQVGVPRSIAANMTFAEIVTPFNIDRLQELVRRGNSQYPGAKYIIRDNGDRIDLRFHPKPSDLHLQTGYKVERHMCDGDIVIFNRQPTLHKMSMMGHRVRILPWSTFRLNLSVTTPYNADFDGDEMNLHLPQSLETRAEIQELAMVPRMIVTPQSNRPVMGIVQDTLTAVRKFTKRDVFLERGEVMNLLMFLSTWDGKVPQPAILKPRPLWTGKQIFSLIIPGHINCIRTHSTHPDDEDSGPYKHISPGDTKVVVENGELIMGILCKKSLGTSAGSLVHISYLEMGHDITRLFYSNIQTVINNWLLIEGHTIGIGDSIADSKTYQDIQNTIKKAKQDVIEVIEKAHNNELEPTPGNTLRQTFENQVNRILNDARDKTGSSAQKSLSEYNNFKSMVVSGAKGSKINISQVIAVVGQQNVEGKRIPFGFKHRTLPHFIKDDYGPESRGFVENSYLAGLTPTEFFFHAMGGREGLIDTAVKTAETGYIQRRLIKSMESVMVKYDATVRNSINQVVQLRYGEDGLAGESVEFQNLATLKPSNKAFEKKFRFDYTNERALRRTLQEDLVKDVLSNAHIQNELEREFERMREDREVLRVIFPTGDSKVVLPCNLLRMIWNAQKIFHINPRLPSDLHPIKVVEGVKELSKKLVIVNGDDPLSRQAQENATLLFNIHLRSTLCSRRMAEEFRLSGEAFDWLLGEIESKFNQAIAHPGEMVGALAAQSLGEPATQMTLNTFHYAGVSAKNVTLGVPRLKELINISKKPKTPSLTVFLLGQSARDAERAKDILCRLEHTTLRKVTANTAIYYDPNPQSTVVAEDQEWVNVYYEMPDFDVARISPWLLRVELDRKHMTDRKLTMEQIAEKINAGFGDDLNCIFNDDNAEKLVLRIRIMNSDENKMQEEEEVVDKMDDDVFLRCIESNMLTDMTLQGIEQISKVYMHLPQTDNKKKIIITEDGEFKALQEWILETDGVSLMRVLSEKDVDPVRTTSNDIVEIFTVLGIEAVRKALERELYHVISFDGSYVNYRHLALLCDTMTCRGHLMAITRHGVNRQDTGPLMKCSFEETVDVLMEAAAHGESDPMKGVSENIMLGQLAPAGTGCFDLLLDAEKCKYGMEIPTNIPGLGAAGPTGMFFGSAPSPMGGISPAMTPWNQGATPAYGAWSPSVGSGMTPGAAGFSPSAASDASGFSPGYSPAWSPTPGSPGSPGPSSPYIPSPGGAMSPSYSPTSPAYEPRSPGGYTPQSPSYSPTSPSYSPTSPSYSPTSPNYSPTSPSYSPTSPSYSPTSPSYSPTSPSYSPTSPSYSPTSPSYSPTSPSYSPTSPSYSPTSPSYSPTSPSYSPTSPSYSPTSPSYSPTSPSYSPTSPSYSPTSPSYSPTSPNYSPTSPNYTPTSPSYSPTSPSYSPTSPNYTPTSPNYSPTSPSYSPTSPSYSPTSPSYSPSSPRYTPQSPTYTPSSPSYSPSSPSYSPTSPKYTPTSPSYSPSSPEYTPTSPKYSPTSPKYSPTSPKYSPTSPTYSPTTPKYSPTSPTYSPTSPVYTPTSPKYSPTSPTYSPTSPKYSPTSPTYSPTSPKGSTYSPTSPGYSPTSPTYSLTSPAISPDDSDEEN